Proteins co-encoded in one Haladaptatus sp. ZSTT2 genomic window:
- a CDS encoding GIY-YIG nuclease family protein, producing MHYVYVVECADGSLYTGYTTDVERRVEEHNAGTGAKYTRGRGPVELVHTEQFESKSRAMSREYEIKQFSRTRKERLCE from the coding sequence ATGCACTACGTCTACGTCGTCGAATGCGCAGACGGGTCGCTCTACACGGGTTACACGACCGACGTGGAACGCCGCGTCGAAGAACACAACGCCGGAACCGGAGCGAAGTACACGCGCGGACGTGGTCCCGTCGAACTCGTCCACACAGAACAGTTCGAATCGAAGTCGCGGGCGATGAGCCGCGAATACGAGATTAAACAGTTTTCCCGGACGCGAAAAGAGCGGCTGTGTGAGTGA
- a CDS encoding DUF7563 family protein, which translates to MPECNYCGSHVSDRFARVFADESGQVNACPNCSANAGIAEASKTRADRQPAR; encoded by the coding sequence ATGCCAGAGTGCAACTACTGTGGCTCCCACGTGTCTGACCGCTTCGCTCGAGTATTTGCAGACGAGAGTGGACAGGTAAACGCATGTCCGAACTGCTCAGCGAACGCGGGAATTGCGGAGGCATCCAAGACCCGTGCGGATCGACAACCCGCCAGATAA
- the larB gene encoding nickel pincer cofactor biosynthesis protein LarB, with amino-acid sequence MRDILEAVAAGELSPAAAEAELAGYATDDAGRFDAAREHRSGVPEAVYGTGKTTAEICSLVETALETTGRAIATRLTIEDANAVRSALRPAFSGTLSFDERAGVLRAHAEDFERRDLDATVGIVTAGTADGGPAGEAAAIASEMGATVERIDDVGVAGIHRLFDSLEDLRALDVLIVAAGREGALPTVIAGLVDVPVIALPIASGYGVGGDGEAALFGMLQSCTALTTVNIDAGFVAGAQAGLIARRLHSARNRQE; translated from the coding sequence ATGCGCGACATATTAGAAGCCGTCGCCGCAGGTGAGTTGAGCCCCGCGGCCGCGGAAGCCGAGTTAGCGGGGTATGCAACCGACGACGCCGGGCGATTTGACGCCGCCCGCGAGCACCGAAGCGGCGTCCCCGAAGCCGTCTATGGGACGGGCAAAACGACCGCTGAAATCTGTTCGCTGGTCGAAACTGCACTGGAAACGACGGGGCGAGCAATCGCCACCAGACTGACCATCGAAGACGCGAACGCGGTTCGTTCTGCGCTCCGCCCCGCATTCTCCGGGACACTCTCGTTCGACGAGCGCGCGGGCGTGCTCAGAGCGCACGCAGAAGACTTCGAGCGCCGTGACCTGGACGCGACGGTCGGTATCGTGACGGCCGGAACCGCAGACGGCGGCCCCGCAGGCGAAGCGGCGGCGATTGCGAGCGAGATGGGTGCGACCGTAGAACGCATCGACGACGTGGGCGTGGCGGGCATCCATCGGCTGTTCGATTCCTTAGAAGACCTGCGCGCGCTCGACGTGCTCATCGTGGCGGCGGGTCGCGAAGGCGCGTTGCCGACGGTGATTGCCGGACTCGTAGACGTGCCGGTGATTGCCCTGCCCATCGCCTCTGGCTACGGCGTCGGCGGCGATGGCGAAGCCGCGCTGTTTGGGATGCTGCAGTCGTGTACGGCGTTGACAACCGTGAACATCGATGCGGGCTTCGTTGCAGGGGCGCAAGCCGGATTGATTGCGCGACGGCTCCATTCTGCGAGGAATCGGCAGGAATAA
- a CDS encoding DUF1931 family protein, with product MADLIVKAAVKEALDDMNVASDFYDALDEEVAELLEDAARRAKENDRKTVQPRDL from the coding sequence ATGGCAGACCTGATCGTCAAAGCCGCCGTCAAGGAAGCGCTCGATGACATGAACGTTGCGTCCGACTTTTACGACGCACTCGACGAGGAAGTCGCAGAGCTTCTCGAAGACGCCGCACGCCGCGCCAAAGAGAACGACCGTAAGACGGTCCAGCCGCGCGACCTCTAA
- the rpiA gene encoding ribose-5-phosphate isomerase RpiA: MKATGGSDDAKRRAGERAAAEATDGMVVGLGTGSTTAYAIRALGQAVNAGLDIQGIPTSFQSRQLALSAGIPLTSLDAVDTVHLAIDGADQLAGRHCIKGGGAAHTREKIVDAAAERFVVVADSTKQAETLDHPVPVEVIPEAWTVVTDDISNKVGGAATLREAERKDGPVVTDNGNVVLDCDFGEIRDPAMLALDLAAIPGVVEHGLFINLVDTAFVGTDAGVEEQPF, from the coding sequence ATGAAAGCGACCGGTGGAAGCGATGACGCAAAGCGCCGCGCGGGCGAACGCGCCGCGGCAGAAGCCACAGACGGAATGGTCGTCGGCCTTGGAACGGGGTCGACGACCGCCTACGCGATTCGCGCACTCGGGCAAGCGGTGAACGCGGGCCTCGACATCCAAGGCATTCCGACCTCGTTTCAGTCGCGCCAGCTCGCCCTGAGCGCCGGGATTCCACTCACCTCACTCGATGCAGTAGACACCGTCCACCTCGCCATCGACGGCGCAGACCAACTCGCCGGTCGCCACTGCATCAAAGGCGGCGGCGCGGCCCACACGCGCGAGAAAATCGTGGATGCGGCCGCAGAGCGGTTCGTCGTCGTCGCCGATAGTACAAAGCAAGCAGAGACGCTCGACCATCCGGTTCCCGTCGAAGTCATCCCCGAGGCGTGGACCGTCGTCACAGACGATATTTCGAACAAAGTCGGCGGCGCAGCCACCCTCCGCGAAGCCGAGCGCAAAGACGGCCCCGTCGTCACGGACAACGGAAACGTCGTCCTCGACTGCGACTTCGGTGAGATACGCGACCCGGCCATGCTCGCACTCGACCTCGCCGCGATTCCGGGCGTGGTCGAACACGGCCTGTTCATCAATCTCGTCGATACGGCGTTCGTCGGCACGGACGCGGGCGTCGAAGAACAGCCGTTTTAG
- the glmM gene encoding phosphoglucosamine mutase produces MFGTSGIRGPVGEVVTADLALAVGRALAAEADRVVVGRDPRESGEFLTDALVAGLRESGTDVIDIGLAATPTVARAVAGEDADAGVSITASHNPAPDNGIKLWNPSGQAFDEAQREAITARIRDDYFDPVGWEGLGKRHAKDGAERHIQTLVDAVSLDEPLSVIVDVGNGAGGVTAEALTRLDCEVETLNAQPDGRFPGRPSEPTAETCESLCQLVAASDADLGIAHDGDADRMMAVTGDGDFISGDMLLALFALDAAGEGDRVAAPVDTSLVVADLLAEKGAELTRTKVGDVYVAERATEPDVVFGGEPSGAWIWPDETLCPDGPLAAVRLVELASKRSLAERVGELEPYPIRRTSLEVERKDELMAAIEARVLSEFDDVQTLDGVRVDLGDAWFLLRASGTQPLIRVTAEARDPARADEVFERATGIVADSQ; encoded by the coding sequence ATGTTTGGAACGAGTGGTATTCGAGGCCCCGTCGGTGAGGTCGTGACAGCAGACCTTGCACTCGCCGTCGGGCGGGCACTTGCCGCCGAAGCCGACCGCGTCGTCGTCGGCCGCGACCCCCGCGAAAGTGGCGAATTTTTGACTGATGCGCTGGTCGCCGGGCTGCGAGAAAGCGGCACCGACGTCATCGACATCGGCCTCGCTGCCACGCCAACCGTCGCCCGTGCCGTCGCGGGCGAGGACGCAGACGCAGGCGTCTCGATTACCGCCTCCCACAACCCCGCCCCCGACAACGGTATCAAGCTCTGGAACCCCTCCGGGCAGGCGTTTGACGAAGCCCAACGCGAGGCCATCACCGCACGCATCCGCGACGACTACTTCGACCCCGTCGGCTGGGAGGGCCTCGGCAAGCGCCACGCGAAAGACGGCGCAGAGCGCCACATCCAGACGCTCGTCGACGCCGTCTCTCTCGACGAACCGCTCTCGGTCATCGTGGACGTGGGAAACGGCGCAGGCGGCGTCACCGCAGAAGCCCTCACTCGCCTCGATTGTGAGGTTGAAACCCTGAACGCCCAGCCGGACGGCCGGTTCCCCGGTCGCCCGAGCGAGCCAACCGCAGAGACCTGCGAGTCGCTCTGCCAGCTCGTCGCGGCCTCCGACGCAGACCTCGGCATCGCCCACGACGGCGACGCAGACCGCATGATGGCCGTCACCGGCGACGGCGACTTTATCTCTGGAGATATGCTGCTCGCGCTCTTCGCACTCGACGCCGCAGGCGAGGGCGATCGGGTCGCCGCGCCCGTAGACACCAGTCTCGTCGTCGCAGACCTGCTCGCAGAAAAAGGCGCAGAACTCACGCGCACCAAAGTCGGCGACGTGTACGTCGCAGAGCGCGCCACGGAACCGGACGTGGTGTTCGGCGGCGAACCCTCTGGCGCGTGGATTTGGCCCGACGAAACCCTGTGTCCGGACGGCCCGCTCGCCGCGGTTCGCCTCGTCGAACTCGCGAGCAAGCGCTCGCTCGCAGAGCGCGTCGGCGAATTAGAGCCGTATCCGATTCGCCGCACCAGCCTCGAAGTCGAGCGCAAAGACGAACTCATGGCGGCTATCGAAGCCCGCGTGCTCTCCGAGTTCGACGACGTGCAAACCTTAGACGGCGTCCGCGTCGACCTCGGTGACGCGTGGTTCCTCCTGCGCGCGTCTGGCACCCAGCCGCTCATCCGCGTCACCGCAGAGGCCCGCGACCCCGCCCGCGCAGACGAAGTATTCGAGCGCGCGACCGGCATCGTCGCGGACTCGCAGTAA